The window CAAGGACTACTTCGCGCTCTCCAAGGGAACCGAAAGCCTGCGAACCTCGCGCCAGGAACTCCTGCTCGTCGCCGCCGCGATCGACATCCTGCTCGAGGACTCCGGCCTGAAGGACCAGCAGGACGCGGCCAAGCGCGCGAGATCATGAGCCTGGCCAAGCTACCCGATGCTGACGTTCGCGACGATGCCGCCGCCTTGATCGGTGAGGTGGGGCGGAGCGTCCAGGACGCTCGCCGCTATCGCGCCCTCGCGACCGCGGTCGCCGACCCCGTCTTCGATCGCGCCCTAGCGATCGGCTCGGAGGTGCGTCGGGCCGCGCGCGAGGGGCGTTCCGGGCCGATCGCCGACGCGGTCGACGAATTGCGCGGGTTGCTCCGACGCTGCGAAGATGGGGTGCGCCAGGTGCGCGAGGGAACCGCCTATCGCGAGCTCCGCGACGCCTACGGCACCAGCCGCGTCGTCCGCGCCGCCGAACTCGCGGCCGCCGTCTTCACCGACGTCGCCCTCGCGCCCCCGACCCGGATCCTGCACTGGACGCTACCCCTCGCGGCCAGACGATCCCCCGAGCATTTCATCCCGCCCGAACAGTGCGCGGAAGCGATCAGCGAGATCGCGGCAAATGGCCTTCCCGCGCCGATCGACGTCCCGGATCTGGGAGGAGATGCCGCGATCCTTCCGATTCGTCTCGTGGAAACACCCGACGCTTCCGAAGGCCCGATCACCCTCGCGTATCGTCCCGCAGTGCTGGCGGAACCGCTTGGTCGCCTGACCGGAAATGGGGTCTGGCTGTGGTACGCACCGAGGCTCCACGGCGTCTTCACGCTATGCGCCGCGGAGACGGTCAGCGACGAGTGGTGGCAAGTCCGCCCATCCGCCTATGCCGCCTACCTCGAAGCGCTCCGCGAGCACCTCGACGCCGTAGCGATCCCCTTCGAGACCGCGCCGACGTCCCAGGTCTGACCGCAGCGGTCAGCGATCGTCGCCGACGTCTTCGAGCGCCGGCTCAGCGGGCGCGACCTCGACCGTACCCGCGGAAACGGTCTCCGTCTCGATCGAGGCGACGGGCTCTTCTTCTTCGTGCAGCACGACTTCGCTCCCCCGCAGCGTGTGCCGCTCGCGCACGACGGGATCGAAATTGCCGAACTGGTAGCGCTCGGTGCGATCGAGGTGATCCGGGCGGATGTAGTAGGCACCCTCGACCGTCGGCCGCCACATCGAGCGAGCCGTCCTGACGTCTCCGCCCGTCAGCCAGCCCTCGACACCGCCGAGGCCTGCGCCCACGACTCCGACCACCAGGCGAACCGGAGTGTAGAACACGCTCAGAACGGTAGAGGCGACGCCCATGCCCCATTCAGCGCCGGCGCTGTGGGACTCTTCCACGACGACGTCCCGGAACGGCGCACGTTGATGAACCACCGTGTGCTCCTGAGTGATCGTGGCCGGCTCGATCGCATCCTGGTCCGTCGCCACGTGCGGCCGCGGCTCGAGATCCTCGATGCTTCCCGCATACGCCGGACCCCCCATCGCCACCACCAGCGCCACCAAACCGACGAAGATTCGCATCGACGTCACCTCCGCGGAGATTTCCTGGTATGTTGCCAGCCTTGCCTCCCAGGCGCAACGGCCATTCGTCACCCGCCGGGGCCCGGCGGCTGGTCCCCTCTCCCCTTCACGCTCGTCGCCGCCCCACGCCACCTCCCTAGAGCCGTTCCTCCAGCGTCGTCACCAGCCGCCGAACCTCGGGGTCGCCCGCACGCCGCGCGTCGATGGCCCGAACGGCGTGCAAGACGGTCGTATGATCGCGCCCATAGCGCTCGCCGATGGCGGCGAGCGACAGGCCGATCTGCTTCCGCATGAGATACATGCTCACTTGCCGTGCGAAGACGAGGCGAGCGTTCCGTTGGTCGGAAGCGAGGGCACCGCCGGGCACCCCGAGCACCTCGCTCACCAGCGATTCGACCCGCTCGATCGTTACCCGCTCCCTCGTGACCGGGTAGAGGCATCCCACGGTCTCCTCCGCGAGCGCGAGATCGATGGTCCGACCCACCAGGGTCGCCATCGCCTTGAGTCGAGTGAGGGCGCCTTCCAGCTCGCGGACGCTCGCCGCCCGAACACGATCGGCGAGATAGTCGAGCACCCCCTCGGAGAGCGCGAGCCCCTGCCGTCCCGCCTTCAAGGCAAGAATGCGCCGTCGGGTGTCGCGATCGGGACGCAACATCTCGACCATGAGCCCACCCTCGAAACGGTTGCGCAGCCCCACCTCCAGGTTGGCGATGTCGCGTGGCGGCTTGTCCGATGACAACACGATCTGCTTTCCGGCCGCGCACAGGAGGTTGAACGTGTGCAGGAACTCCTCCTGCGTCCGCTCCTTGCCGGCGAGGAACTGGACGTCGTCGACCACCAGCGTGTCGACCTTCCGGAACCGCTGGTGAAACCGCTCCATCTGCTGACGTCGCACGGAGCTCACCATCTCGTTGATGAAGAGCTCCGCGCCGATCGAGAGAACACGATAGTTGCCAAACCGGTGACGTACGGCATTGGCGATCGCGTGCACCAGATGCGTCTTCCCGAGCCCGACCCCGCCGTGGACGAAGAGCGGGTTGTAGGCCCCTCCGGGGTGCTCGG is drawn from Deltaproteobacteria bacterium and contains these coding sequences:
- the dnaA gene encoding chromosomal replication initiator protein DnaA, with product MMESLWNQTLAELRSSLPLPEFTAWIACLRSSAAVGDGLTVEAPSAFHRNWVQQHFLDRIRSTATQLAGHPVAVSLSVGSGIPVREPIVVASPLPVIRKSAAPGHHAFTFDSFVVGPCNELAHAGARAVAEHPGGAYNPLFVHGGVGLGKTHLVHAIANAVRHRFGNYRVLSIGAELFINEMVSSVRRQQMERFHQRFRKVDTLVVDDVQFLAGKERTQEEFLHTFNLLCAAGKQIVLSSDKPPRDIANLEVGLRNRFEGGLMVEMLRPDRDTRRRILALKAGRQGLALSEGVLDYLADRVRAASVRELEGALTRLKAMATLVGRTIDLALAEETVGCLYPVTRERVTIERVESLVSEVLGVPGGALASDQRNARLVFARQVSMYLMRKQIGLSLAAIGERYGRDHTTVLHAVRAIDARRAGDPEVRRLVTTLEERL